From a region of the Mercurialis annua linkage group LG1-X, ddMerAnnu1.2, whole genome shotgun sequence genome:
- the LOC126665374 gene encoding uncharacterized protein LOC126665374, translated as MISLKNYQSTLIFKPVVHQKNITKHSNFGPNKVTCSRRKLEVKACSSKQERQTFLSLEEAGLVEMSGLSSHERFLCRLTISSLNLLKVISEEEGCAIEELNAGRLCDWFVKDRAKRDQNIESAVLQWDDSEFQF; from the exons atgatttcaCTTAAGAACTACCAATCAACACTCATCTTCAAACCTGTAGTTCACCaaaaaaacataacaaaacattCGAATTTCGGTCCGAACAAGGTAACTTGCAGTAGAAGAAAACTTGAAGTGAAAGCATGCAGCAGCAAACAAGAGAGACAGACTTTTCTAAGTCTTGAAGAAGCTGGTTTAGTTGAAATGTCCGGTTTAAGCTCTCATGAACGCTTTCTGTGCCGATTAACG ATATCATCGTTGAACCTTTTAAAGGTAATATCAGAGGAAGAAGGATGTGCAATTGAGGAGCTAAATGCTGGAAGGCTATGTGATTGGTTTGTAAAAGATAGAGCTAAAAGAGACCAAAATATAGAGTCTGCTGTTCTTCAATGGGATGATTCTGAATTtcaattttga
- the LOC126665365 gene encoding kinesin-like protein KIN-14D, whose translation MSSRRQNLRKRQDFTRDEVNLAKQHELQIALDSSQKKCADTEVEMKAQEENFNAIILELRRENSSLQENLKKEESEKSDAIECHRIETKARISAEILQVSLSEELEKAQQDLAAANQRVTFLDDMNKRLRGYNGGLQQYCGRLYDELEAARESLERVEKRNEALMENFRTLSSSCSSLRHQYSLSIDSQNEALNQNELLHNKVKCLRDALQRERNEVKFHRDLMLLLEEDRNCQIEQVEALSAEVAKNNESSAEMDNLMSKSIVLEETCSAQRQQIYLLEQKLTAANEKLKELKGNIRVFCRVRPLLADDGAETGGPVVSYPTTLETLGQGIELTQSGQSYHFTFDKVFSHGTCQQDVFIEISHLVQSALDGYKVCIFAYGQTGSGKTYTMMGKTGDAEQKGLIPRSLEQIFQTSQSLSAQGWKFKMQASALEIYNDNIRDLLSTNRSTSTESGGEQYTIKHDANGNTTVTDLTIVDVCSIQEVSSLLLQVARSRSVSKTHMNEQSSRSHFVFTLRIFGVHEKTEQQVQGVLNFIDLAESARFTKSGPIDDRLKETLAVNESLWCLSGVISALAKKEDHVPFRNSKLTDLLQPCLSRDSKTLMFVNISPDPISVSESLRSLRFAERVKACELGVPQQQTPTV comes from the exons ATGTCTTCTCGAAGACAAAACCTACGTAAACGGCAGGATTTTACGAGGGATGAAGTTAATCTTGCTAAGCAACATGAGCTTCAAATTGCACTCGATTCTTCTCAGAAAAAATGTGCCGATACTG AGGTGGAGATGAAAGCTCAGGAGGAGAACTTTAATGCTATCATTCTTGAATTGAGGCGTGAGAATAGTTCTTTGCAGGAGAATTTAAAGAAGGAAGAGTCCGAAAAATCG GATGCAATTGAATGTCATAGGATAGAAACGAAAGCTCGAATTTCCGCAGAAATTTTACAGGTTTCTCTCTCGGAAGAGCTTGAAAAGGCTCAACAAGATTTAGCAGCAGCCAATCAGAGG GTCACTTTTCTGGATGATATGAACAAGAGATTGCGTGGGTACAACGGAGGTTTGCAACAGTACTGTGGTAGACTGTATGATGAACTTGAAGCTGCTAGAGAGTCTCTTGAGCGGGTAGAGAAAAGGAATGAAGCTTTAATGGAGAACTTTAGAACATTAAGTAGCTCCTGTAGCTCGCTCAGGCATCAATATTCTTTATCTATA GATTCCCAGAATGAGGCCTTGAATCAGAACGAATTGTTACATAACAAAGTTAAATGCCTTCGAGATGCACTGCAACGAGAAAGAAATGAAGTTAAATTCCATCGAGATCTAATGCTGCTCTTAGAAGAAGACCGTAATTGTCAAATAGAACAGGTGGAAGCCTTAAGTGCTGAAGTAGCAAAGAATAATGAAAGTTCAGCTGAGATGGATAATCTGATGTCAAAGTCAATTGTTTTGGAG GAAACATGCTCTGCCCAAAGACAACAGATATATCTGTTAGAGCAGAAGCTAACTGCTGCAAATGAAAAGTTAAAG GAATTAAAGGGTAATATTCGTGTATTCTGTAGAGTGCGACCTTTGTTAGCAGATGATGGTGCTGAAACAGGAGGCCCGGTTGTATCCTATCCTACAACATTAGAAACTCTTGGCCAGGGAATTGAATTGACACAAAGCG GGCAGAGTTATCATTTCACATTTGACAAGGTGTTTAGTCATGGTACTTGCCAACAGGATGTTTTTATTGAAATATCTCACTTGGTACAAAGTGCTCTTGATGGCTACAAG GTATGCATTTTTGCTTACGGTCAGACTGGGTCAGGGAAAACCTACACAATGATGGGTAAGACAGGCGATGCAGAACAGAAAGGGCTTATACCTCGCTCCCTTGAACAGATTTTTCAAACAAGCCAGTCCCTTTCAGCACAGGGTTGGAAGTTTAAAATGCAG GCTTCAGCATTGGAGATTTACAATGATAACATTCGTGATCTACTGTCAACAAATAGATCAACTAGTACAGAAAGTGGCGGGGAGCAGTATACCATTAAACACGATGCCAATGGCAATACAACTGTCACTGACTTGACAATTGTTGATGTCTGTAGCATCCAAGAAGTCTCATCTCTTCTACTACAAGTGGCACGAAGCAG GTCTGTAAGTAAGACACACATGAATGAGCAGTCATCCAGAAGTCATTTCGTGTTCACATTACGAATCTTTGGGGTGCATGAG AAAACTGAACAACAAGTGCAAGGTGTGTTAAATTTCATTGACCTTGCTGAAAGCGCGCGATTCACAAAGAGTGGACCAATAGATGATAGGTTGAAGGAAACTCTG GCCGTCAATGAAAGTTTGTGGTGTTTGAGCGGTGTAATATCTGCCTTGGCAAAGAAGGAAGATCATGTTCCGTTTAGGAACTCCAAGTTGACAGATCTTCTCCAG CCTTGTCTAAGCAGGGATTCAAAAACCttgatgtttgtaaatatttcaccGGACCCCATTTCCGTTAGCGAATCACTGCGTTCTCTTCGGTTTGCGGAAAGAGTGAAAGCCTGTGAACTCGGAGTTCCTCAACAACAGACGCCAACGGTATGA
- the LOC126665398 gene encoding vesicle-associated protein 4-2-like: MAIADGSNNSESDNNNNKVWGFFKLPFRGSNGNTAPSATSSSSSTAHHQYSNTGQIEGSNPQASSSVSSVARSLLPTRRRLKLDPATKLYFPYEPGKQVRSAIKIKNTSKSHVAFKFQTTAPKSCFMRPPGAILAPGETIIATVFKFVEHPENNEKPVDQKSKVKFKIMSLKVKGMMDYVPELFEEQKDQVAMEQILRVIFLDPERSSPTMEKLKRQLADADAAVEARKKPPEDAGPRIIGEGLVIDEWKERRERYLARQQVEGVDSV, translated from the exons ATGGCGATAGCTGACGGCAGCAATAACTCTGAGTCtgataataataacaataaagtTTGGGGATTCTTTAAGCTTCCGTTTAGAGGAAGTAACGGTAATACGGCGCCGTCTGCCACCTCATCGTCTTCATCGACGGCGCACCACCAGTATAGTAACACCGGACAAATTGAAGGATCGAATCCGCAAGCTTCGAGTTCGGTTTCTTCAGTTGCTAGATCGCTGTTGCCTACACGACGTCGTCTTAAGCTTGATCCTGCTACTAAGCTCTATTTTCCTT ATGAACCTGGCAAGCAGGTCAGGAGTGccatcaaaataaaaaacactAGCAAGTCTCATGTAGCTTTTAAG TTTCAGACAACTGCTCCAAAAAGCTGTTTCATGCGTCCTCCAGGGGCTATTCTTGCCCCGGGGGAAACTATCATTGCAACTG tttttaaatttgttgagCATCCAGAAAATAATGAGAAACCAGTTGATCAGAAGAGCAAGGTTAAGTTTAAAATCATGAGTCTAAAGGTCAAAGGAATGATGGATTATGTTCCTGAGCTG TTTGAGGAGCAGAAGGATCAAGTAGCAATGGAACAAATATTGCGAGTTATTTTTCTAGATCCAGAACGTTCTAGTCCT ACTATGGAGAAGTTGAAGCGCCAATTAGCGGATGCTGATGCTGCAGTTGAGGCACGGAAAAAACCTCCTGAAGATGCAGGTCCTAGAATTATTGGGGAAGGACTTGTTATAGACGAATGG AAAGAGCGAAGAGAAAGGTATCTTGCTCGACAGCAGGTTGAAGGAGTAGACTCTGTATAG